ATAATTAGATCTTATGTATATCCAAACAGAATTATTCTTTGTTTACAAACCAGGCTTAATTCCAAAATACTACTAACATCATCAACAGGACATGGCTATCGAAAAGTTAAAACATATTTTGAGAACGTTGAATCCAAAGTCAGCTATGTATAAATCTTCATAATGAATCCTACAGGTTAAAGTCATTGCAGCATTTTCCAAAGCCCATTCTTCAAAGATCTTTGAACTTGCATAGGCAAAATGAATGCTCTTATATTCCAGCAAATGGTACTTCATTTAAATTTCTAGAAAAAGCTGTTCATATAGGTTTCAGTCAAAGTGTCGTACCTCAGCATTAAGTTGCCTCAAAAAAAATGCACTTATTGCTGACACCACCTCCTGCTTCAGGGCAGTATTTCCCATCACCAATGATATCAGTTGTACTGCATCAGTCCAGTCTAAATGCTGGACAATGTTACGCACATCTTTAGATAATATCAGCTGTTGATTTGGTGGAAGTTCCATAATAATCTGCGGTAATGGTTTAAACTGTCCACTCGTCATCCAGGCACCCAGCAATCCACCAACTACACCACCTAAGGAGAACAAAAACCAAGAAAAGTTTAAGATTATTTATTTTCtacattttgaaatgaattattCCTCTTTTTGAAGAGGAAATTTATTTTTGGCTATTTTCTGAATTCCAACAGCCATTAAATCCTTTGATGAAAAAGATATTGTTGAGACCCAGAATAGTGAAAACTCTTAGGTGATTTAATTACAAAGGCTATCACAGCCAGAATTAATCGTATCCACAAACAGCATCTACATACGATCACTTTTCAACAGTTTAAAGAATCAGAtagcacagagggaggccattcagcccatcatgccaaTATGGAAACCCATTGGATatagtgtacctagatttccaaaattctttgacaaggtgctgcacaagaggctgctgcataagaaaaggatgcatggtgttacggctgaaatattagcatggatagaggattggttgactaacacaAAGCAAAGCTGGCAAtcaatgactagtggtgtgcctcagggattggtgttgggaccataattattcacaatttatatagatgagtTGGAGTTGGgaaccacgtgtagtgtg
This genomic window from Chiloscyllium plagiosum isolate BGI_BamShark_2017 chromosome 17, ASM401019v2, whole genome shotgun sequence contains:
- the LOC122558374 gene encoding protein C19orf12 homolog, with protein sequence MPVHIDDLMHLVCHISEVEKLQVAVKNSGKGALLAGAIAFAGGLVGGPPGIAVGGVVGGLLGAWMTSGQFKPLPQIIMELPPNQQLILSKDVRNIVQHLDWTDAVQLISLVMGNTALKQEVVSAISAFFLRQLNAEVRHFD